One window of Esox lucius isolate fEsoLuc1 chromosome 25, fEsoLuc1.pri, whole genome shotgun sequence genomic DNA carries:
- the LOC106023671 gene encoding SLAM family member 5-like isoform X1: protein MMEFRRQEREWLTYLLIIIGLCFSISQTGEEMLTQVVGKSITFSNPTKQGGSLLYNGDNIAVVVEGRMDSSYKDSFKDRIQWDQETGQFTIKDLTTSDSGMYVVDGKGGAKTTYQLTVFDPVSRPMLTTADNETCSVECSVKNDRDVTLSWYSGEEIINKTSSPELSIKLSLPLVDILNRTSYICEAANPVTKVHVTFHVPTTCTETKVTDNDIERVRGSLIGAVMCVLVASGVLGLAIYLKKGRNRDVQDSSEREQAVHMYAEVTHSKPKHNQELGPCNEDLEVKSVYDHIQLHRMDILSGNV from the exons ATGATGGAGTTTCGCCGACAAGAAAGAGAATGGTTGACATATCTACTAATTATTATCG GACTGTGCTTCTCTATCAGCCAGACTGGTGAAGAGATGCTGACACAGGTTGTTGGAAAATCCATCACATTTTCTAATCCAACAAAGCAAGGTGGCTCTTTATTATATAATGGTGATAATATAGCTGTGGTGGTTGAAGGAAGAATGGACTCATCCTATAAAGACAGTTTCAAAGACAGAATTCAGTGGGACCAAGAGACTGGACAGTTCACCATCAAAGATCTAACAACCAGTGATTCAGGGATGTATGTTGTGGATGGAAAGGGAGgtgccaagacaacatatcaactcactgtgtttg ATCCTGTTTCCAGGCCCATGTTGACAACAGCAGATAATGAGACCTGTTCAGTGGAGTGTTCTGTAAAGAATGACAGAGATGTGACCCTTTCCTGGTACAGTGGAGAGGAGATAATCAACAAGACCAGCAGTCCTGAACTTTCCATcaagctctctctccctctggtggACATACTGAACAGGACTTCATACATATGTGAGGCTGCCAACCCTGTTACCAAGGTGCATGTGACGTTTCATGTTCCAACAACCTGTACAGAGACAAAAGTGACAG ATAATGATATTGAGAGGGTCCGTGGGTCTCTTATTGGAGCTGTAATGTGTGTTCTGGTTGCTTCGGGAGTGCTTGGGCTTGCAATCTATCTTAAGAAAGGAAGAAATAGAGACGTACAAG ATTCATCTGAAAGAGAGCAAGCTGTTCATATGTACGCGGAAGTAACTCACAGTAAACCAAAACATAATCAG GAACTGGGTCCATGTAATGAGGACCTTGAAGTGAAATCAGTTTATGATCACATCCAGTTACATCGCATGGATATCTTAAGTGGTAATGTCTAA
- the LOC106023671 gene encoding SLAM family member 5-like isoform X3, with the protein MLTQVVGKSITFSNPTKQGGSLLYNGDNIAVVVEGRMDSSYKDSFKDRIQWDQETGQFTIKDLTTSDSGMYVVDGKGGAKTTYQLTVFDPVSRPMLTTADNETCSVECSVKNDRDVTLSWYSGEEIINKTSSPELSIKLSLPLVDILNRTSYICEAANPVTKVHVTFHVPTTCTETKVTDNDIERVRGSLIGAVMCVLVASGVLGLAIYLKKGRNRDVQDSSEREQAVHMYAEVTHSKPKHNQELGPCNEDLEVKSVYDHIQLHRMDILSGNV; encoded by the exons ATGCTGACACAGGTTGTTGGAAAATCCATCACATTTTCTAATCCAACAAAGCAAGGTGGCTCTTTATTATATAATGGTGATAATATAGCTGTGGTGGTTGAAGGAAGAATGGACTCATCCTATAAAGACAGTTTCAAAGACAGAATTCAGTGGGACCAAGAGACTGGACAGTTCACCATCAAAGATCTAACAACCAGTGATTCAGGGATGTATGTTGTGGATGGAAAGGGAGgtgccaagacaacatatcaactcactgtgtttg ATCCTGTTTCCAGGCCCATGTTGACAACAGCAGATAATGAGACCTGTTCAGTGGAGTGTTCTGTAAAGAATGACAGAGATGTGACCCTTTCCTGGTACAGTGGAGAGGAGATAATCAACAAGACCAGCAGTCCTGAACTTTCCATcaagctctctctccctctggtggACATACTGAACAGGACTTCATACATATGTGAGGCTGCCAACCCTGTTACCAAGGTGCATGTGACGTTTCATGTTCCAACAACCTGTACAGAGACAAAAGTGACAG ATAATGATATTGAGAGGGTCCGTGGGTCTCTTATTGGAGCTGTAATGTGTGTTCTGGTTGCTTCGGGAGTGCTTGGGCTTGCAATCTATCTTAAGAAAGGAAGAAATAGAGACGTACAAG ATTCATCTGAAAGAGAGCAAGCTGTTCATATGTACGCGGAAGTAACTCACAGTAAACCAAAACATAATCAG GAACTGGGTCCATGTAATGAGGACCTTGAAGTGAAATCAGTTTATGATCACATCCAGTTACATCGCATGGATATCTTAAGTGGTAATGTCTAA
- the LOC106023671 gene encoding SLAM family member 5-like isoform X2 codes for MEFRRQERQWLTHLLIIVGLCFSISQTGEEMLTQVVGKSITFSNPTKQGGSLLYNGDNIAVVVEGRMDSSYKDSFKDRIQWDQETGQFTIKDLTTSDSGMYVVDGKGGAKTTYQLTVFDPVSRPMLTTADNETCSVECSVKNDRDVTLSWYSGEEIINKTSSPELSIKLSLPLVDILNRTSYICEAANPVTKVHVTFHVPTTCTETKVTDNDIERVRGSLIGAVMCVLVASGVLGLAIYLKKGRNRDVQDSSEREQAVHMYAEVTHSKPKHNQELGPCNEDLEVKSVYDHIQLHRMDILSGNV; via the exons ATGGAGTTCCGCCGACAAGAAAGACAATGGTTGACACATCTACTAATTATTGTCG GACTGTGCTTCTCTATCAGCCAGACTGGTGAAGAGATGCTGACACAGGTTGTTGGAAAATCCATCACATTTTCTAATCCAACAAAGCAAGGTGGCTCTTTATTATATAATGGTGATAATATAGCTGTGGTGGTTGAAGGAAGAATGGACTCATCCTATAAAGACAGTTTCAAAGACAGAATTCAGTGGGACCAAGAGACTGGACAGTTCACCATCAAAGATCTAACAACCAGTGATTCAGGGATGTATGTTGTGGATGGAAAGGGAGgtgccaagacaacatatcaactcactgtgtttg ATCCTGTTTCCAGGCCCATGTTGACAACAGCAGATAATGAGACCTGTTCAGTGGAGTGTTCTGTAAAGAATGACAGAGATGTGACCCTTTCCTGGTACAGTGGAGAGGAGATAATCAACAAGACCAGCAGTCCTGAACTTTCCATcaagctctctctccctctggtggACATACTGAACAGGACTTCATACATATGTGAGGCTGCCAACCCTGTTACCAAGGTGCATGTGACGTTTCATGTTCCAACAACCTGTACAGAGACAAAAGTGACAG ATAATGATATTGAGAGGGTCCGTGGGTCTCTTATTGGAGCTGTAATGTGTGTTCTGGTTGCTTCGGGAGTGCTTGGGCTTGCAATCTATCTTAAGAAAGGAAGAAATAGAGACGTACAAG ATTCATCTGAAAGAGAGCAAGCTGTTCATATGTACGCGGAAGTAACTCACAGTAAACCAAAACATAATCAG GAACTGGGTCCATGTAATGAGGACCTTGAAGTGAAATCAGTTTATGATCACATCCAGTTACATCGCATGGATATCTTAAGTGGTAATGTCTAA